One Hordeum vulgare subsp. vulgare chromosome 4H, MorexV3_pseudomolecules_assembly, whole genome shotgun sequence DNA window includes the following coding sequences:
- the LOC123446767 gene encoding uncharacterized protein LOC123446767, whose amino-acid sequence MAARLAKSLLVVLFLSSCSAAVAIRTHGRGYVSAVGDPGMQRDGLRVAWEAWNFCNEVGQEAPGMGSPRGADCFDIAATDDEQGQPVYKVVHRVTDADNALRAGDPFPGTSSNSTVIDTDRYAAAKELYLGDRCQVPDSPVPWQFWMVMLKNGNLDTTAAICPDNGRPARPFPQTSRFPCPGGTGCMNQPLVFHNRTALDDAGRWLRGGLFGTYELDATDLGRNDVSYYSVVWEKQVDPAAGAGWVFHHKLRTSAKYPWLMLYLRSDATRGFSGGYHYDTRGMTKIVPESPDFKVRLTLEVKQGGGPNSQFYLMDMGSCWKNDGAPCDGDTATDVTRYSEMIINPETPTWCQPGRRDQCPPWHTFRNGTRVHRDDAARFPYAAYHVYCSPGNARHAEQPTTYCDPYSNPQPQEILQIVPHPVWGEFGYPTAKGQGWIGDPRAWELDVGALSHALYFYQDPGTPPAKRQWSSLDVGTEIYVSKNAEAEWTLSGFDILVPNKCITSQGGTVSSCW is encoded by the exons ATGGCTGCGCGGCTGGCCAAGTCCCTGCTCGTCGTCCTCTTCCTCTCGTCCTGCTCTGCCGCCGTGGCCATCCGGACGCATGGCCGTGGCTACGTGTCGGCGGTCGGTGACCCTGGCATGCAGCGCGACGGCCTCCGCGTGGCCTGGGAGGCCTGGAACTTCTGCAACGAGGTCGGCCAGGAGGCCCCCGGCATGGGCAGCCCGCGCGGCGCCGACTGCTTCGACATCG CGGCCACCGACGACGAGCAGGGCCAGCCCGTGTACAAGGTGGTGCACCGCGTGACCGACGCCGACAACGCCCTCCGCGCCGGCGACCCGTTCCCCGGCACGTCGTCCAACTCCACCGTCATCGACACCGACCGCTACGCGGCGGCGAAGGAGCTCTACCTCGGGGACCGGTGCCAGGTGCCCGACAGCCCGGTGCCGTGGCAGTTCTGGATGGTGATGCTCAAGAACGGCAACCTGGACACGACCGCGGCCATCTGCCCCGACAACGGCCGCCCGGCGCGCCCGTTCCCGCAGACCTCCCGGTTCCCCTGCCCCGGCGGCACGGGGTGCATGAACCAGCCGCTGGTGTTCCACAACCGCACCGCGCTGGACGATGCCGGCCGGTGGCTCCGAGGCGGGCTGTTCGGCACGTACGAGCTGGACGCCACGGATCTTGGTCGCAACGACGTGTCCTACTACTCGGTGGTGTGGGAAAAGCAGGTCGATCCGGCGGCCGGCGCCGGCTGGGTTTTCCACCACAAGCTGCGCACGTCGGCAAAGTACCCCTGGCTGATGCTGTACCTGCGGTCCGACGCCACCAGGGGCTTCTCCGGCGGCTACCACTACGACACCAGAGGCATGACAAAGATA GTGCCGGAGTCACCAGATTTCAAGGTGAGGCTGACGCTGGAGGTGAAGCAGGGCGGGGGGCCCAACAGCCAGTTCTACCTGATGGACATGGGCAGCTGCTGGAAGAACGACGGCGCACCGTGCGACGGCGACACGGCCACGGACGTGACCCGGTACAGCGAGATGATCATCAACCCGGAGACGCCGACGTGGTGCCAGCCGGGGCGCAGGGACCAGTGCCCGCCGTGGCACACGTTCCGCAACGGCACGCGCGTGCACCGCGACGACGCCGCGCGGTTCCCCTACGCCGCCTACCATGTCTACTGCTCGCCGGGGAACGCGCGGCACGCCGAGCAGCCGACGACCTACTGCGACCCCTACAGCAACCCGCAGCCGCAGGAGATCCTGCAGATCGTGCCGCACCCGGTGTGGGGCGAGTTCGGCTACCCCACGGCCAAAGGACAGGGCTGGATCGGTGACCCCAGGGCATGGGAGCTCGACGTTGGCGCATTGTCGCACGCGCTGTATTTCTACCAG GATCCGGGCACGCCGCCGGCGAAGAGGCAGTGGTCGTCGCTTGACGTCGGCACCGAGATATATGTCAGCAAGAATGCGGAGGCGGAGTGGACGCTGAGCGGGTTCGACATTCTGGTACCCAACAAGTGTATCACGTCACAAGGGGGAACCGTCAGTAGTTGTTGGTAG